A part of Liolophura sinensis isolate JHLJ2023 chromosome 1, CUHK_Ljap_v2, whole genome shotgun sequence genomic DNA contains:
- the LOC135481742 gene encoding cell adhesion molecule 2-like isoform X1: MVIRVTLSNSPQTVLAGSPTTFTCVTSASKPQACIRAYIRSSGNVRMVDPGNCNQDSNSVQTATRTLTFTAYAEENGAELYCNASNSVTDPPVRSQVYTLNVHFTPRINCKQSEVTVFQGQRIKIECDVTANPVARVSLVRNGNKMNSTFTTTPDPTRRDVTISTSEIEITKQMSSGIYQIEATNSAGSSWTEVEITLIESHFIPKTLKVISCINKKCHPCLGVRH, encoded by the exons atgGTAATCCGTGTCACGCTAAGCAACTCTCCACAAACAGTCTTAGCTGGCAGTCCCACGACCTTTACCTGTGTGACATCGGCCAGTAAACCTCAGGCCTGTATAAGGGCGTACATACGGAGTTCTGGCAATGTTCGGATGGTAGACCCGGGTAACTGTAACCAGGACTCCAACTCAGTGCAGACCGCAACCCGGACATTGACGTTTACTGCTTATGCAGAGGAGAACGgagctgagctgtactgtaatGCCTCCAACAGTGTTACGGATCCTCCTGTACGCTCCCAAGTCTACACACTCAATGTACACT TTACTCCGAGGATCAACTGTAAGCAAAGCGAAGTGACTGTCTTCCAAGGTCAACGAATCAAAATagagtgtgacgtcacagccaATCCAGTAGCACGAGTATCCCTGGTTAGGAATGGGAACAAGATGAACAGCACTTTCACAACCACGCCCGATCCTACTCGGCGTGACGTCACCATATCAACATCCGAAATTGAAATCACCAAACAGATGTCTTCTGGGATATATCAAATCGAGGCAACAAACAGCGCAGGCTCTTCTTGGACGGAAGTTGAAATTACTCTCatag AAAGCCACTTCATCCCGAAGACACTAAAGGTCATATCTTGCATCAACAAAAAATGCCACCCTTGTCTGGGCGTCAGGCATTGA
- the LOC135481742 gene encoding uncharacterized protein LOC135481742 isoform X2: MFGVGFVAGILLLALFGVSVICWLRRKTKLKSTKDHRVENQQAADQVLRIVEHSVAEETPDAVLPPTGHYEDLDTFSQPGPNYEVLTGMAPSSQRTPGNSDYENSTVL, from the exons ATGTTTGGTGTGGGGTTTGTAGCAGGTATCCTCCTCCTAGCTCTCTTCGGTGTTTCTGTTATTTGTTGGCTCCGGAGAAAGACAAAGTTAAAATCCACCAAAG ATCACCGTGTTGAAAATCAGCAGGCTGCAGACCAAGTCTTGAG AATCGTTGAACATAGTGTTGCGGAAGAAACCCCAGACGCCGTACTGCCTCCAACTG GCCATTATGAAGATCTGGACACTTTCTCTCAGCCAG GTCCCAATTACGAGGTTCTCACTGGCATGGCACCATCTTCACAAAGAACCCCAGGAAACAGCGATTACGAAAATTCCACTGTGTTATGA